The DNA region tgaccccattctcaaagtttgaaaagtttagattttaccctAGGATTTGTTTTCCTTCTCCGGTTACCACCATTTTGGTCGACAATTGGCAGTTTTTACCCATCTTCTAGATTCGACCATGAAAGACAACGAAGGACAACCACCCATGATGACGAAGGATGAAGAAGCGTTGTCCTTTGTTGTATCATCCAAATAATGAAGGGTGAACGATGAATCATCCTTCAATTCTTCTTCTCGATCAAGACTACATTTTGTCGTCCAAATCTAGACGACAAAAGGTTGTCTTTCGTCAGATAAGACTATCACTTCTTCCCAATTACCTATCAGATTCTTTAAACCAAAAAGATAAAATCTATAAAgggaaaaacaatttttttaaaatttaatcatgtgaataaattgttagttttctaaattaagagaagaaaataatataaattttaaggttttagggtttatagataaaataataattttatctttttttttaactacaaATTTTGAAGGTTGTTAacttatgattaaatatttgaattttttttatcagttaTGACTGATTTCAAGGCTTTAGTAAAATTTGGGTGGGGAATTGTGCTTTTCCCAagaataaatcataataaattacTCTTGGTCCTGGCAATAATGAACACTGAGTCAACTCACAAAACAAATTGATCTTTGCAAAATCACCCGAGCTTTGGGCCTCATACAGTGACCTGCGCTGCATATGCCTTGTCTGCTCATCCCTGTCTCTATCACATTCACAGGCACATccctttaatatttataaatctttctATTGATATCAGGCGAAGAATAAATCAACGCGTTATTCATCTGTGAGTCTCTCGTTCTCAATCCAATCTTTCTGTTCTTTTTgctatgttttttattttttgttctgtttCTATGGTAATTTGATCCctacatgattttattttagggtttttgatcGAAGGTGATACAAATATAGATTATATTACATGGGTTGCACTGTGAGGGAGAAGCATATCCGGACAAACCGGAGGCCCCGATCCGTGAAACCTGAATTCGATCCATGTTGTTACCTTGATAAGGTATCAATATCGAAATCTATACTTGAATCGGGCCTCAAACCGTTGAGTTATCATTTGCGTCTAAATGATTCTACCCAGAACTCAAACCCTAACCCTGACTCTGGTTTTGAGGATCATGGTTGGGGTTACTGCACTGAGGAGCAATTGGaggaaattttattgaaaaacttGGAGTTTTTGTATAATGAAGCTATATCTAAGCTTGTCGCATTGGGTTATGACGAGGATGTTGCTTTAAAGGCTATATTGAAAAACGGGTATTGTTATGGTGGCATGGATGTGTTAACAAACATATTGCATAATTCTTTGGCTTATTTGAATAGTAGTTCTTGTGGTGGTGGTAATAGTAATGCTAGTAATGTGAATTCAGAGGAACCAGAGCTAGTTTTTAATGATTTAAGACAACTAGAAGAGTACTCACTTGCAGGTATGGTATGTTTGTTGCAACAAGTTAGACCACATTTGAGTAAGGGTGATGCCATGTGGTGTTTGCTTATGAGTGATCTTCATGTGGGTCGTGCGAATACTATTGAAATTCCAGGTACTAATGTTTGTAGTGGTACAATTCCAAACAATGTGGATAATGCTGTAAATAATGGTGGGGTTAGTGGTGTTGTGGCTCCGGCATTATGTAGGTTTCATGGAGGGTGGGGATTCGGGAATGGGGGAAATTCTGAGTTTTCAGTAAACGGGTTCTTTTCATATGGTGCTGAAATGGCTTTGCCCAGGGATATTGAGTGTCCTAAGAGGTTTAATCTTTCGCCTTCTATGAAATCTTTGTTGAAGAGAAACGTCGCAATGTTTGCTGCTGGTTTTCGGGCTAATTCGAAGCAGATGCAATCACAATCTCCAGCTTGTATTACATCGGGTGGTGATCTGTCTCCAGTTGGATCTGGGCCTGAGCTTTTGGTTGAGAAGTGTGAGGAGTCGAAGAATTTGAAGGACCCAAATGGGGTTGATTCAGTAATGAGTAAATTTCATGATTTGAATATTGATGAGCATTTGGAGGATGTAACAGAGGATCAGAAGGATGAGATGATAGTTACTTTGCTTGATCAGGTTAAGGAACTAGAGAAGCTAGTGAAGGAGCGAAAAGAATGGGCACACCAGAAAGCAATGCAAGCTGCTAGAAAACTTAGTAATGACCTAACTGAACTTAAAATGCTAAGAATGGAGAGAGAGGAAACTCAGCGGTTGAAGAAGGGAAAACAGACTCTTGAGGACACAACCATGAAAAGGCTCTCAGATATGGAGAATGCTCTGCGGAAGGCTAGTGGTCAAGTTGATAGAGCAAATGCTGCTGTTAGAAGGCTTGAAACAGAGAATGCTGAGATCAGAGCTGAGATGGAGGCGTCTAAGTTGAGTGCTGCTGAGTCTGTTACTACATGTTTGGAGGTTGCAAAGAGGGAGAAAAAGTGCCTGAAGAGGCTCTTGGCTTGGGAGAAACAGAAAGCTAATTTGCATGAGGAGATTGGTGATGAAAAAGAGAAGATTAAGGAGTTGCAACAATGTCTGGCACACATTCAGCAGGATCAGAAAGAAACCGAGGTCTGTTTGATTTTTCTGTTTCCACAAATGCATGCACACAAAAAGATTTATTCTTAAGGTCTAGCAGAATGAGATCATTTAGAACAATTGTCCTTTCATTGTTCTCTTCTGAGTTTTAATTAATCAGTTAATcgcttttttaaaaaattaataaacattgaTTCAAAACTTAGTTGCATCCTATACatgttttcataaaaaatagacTTACAAAGTggcataattaattatacaaaacaACAATGATAGAAACCTGAGCATGGGAATCCAACTGGAAATGgaattaatatttcaataatgtTGTTTCAGCTATACTTGTTATCTAGAACTGATTTGTTGGTCTTCCTCCAGATAGAAGTTAGAACTATGAAGTTGCAGATATTATGGTCATATAGATTTCTGCTAATTATAATGTATAACTGGCTCCGTTGAGCAAAGCAAATTGTGGGTAACTGAAGGAGGTGGAATAGTTGGTCCACATTCTACAGGTGGGTGTGGGGACATGTTAATTAAGAGAGTGCAATTTGTAGCAACTGCAAGCAGTAAGAACGTGAATTGGAGCAACTACAAACATCTTTGTTTTGCTTATGAGATGGTGTGAATTTTTGGCAAAAAATTTCTGGATCTTCTGCTACATGTCATATGTTTTTTCACATATGAATTGATTTTACATTTGAGTCTCTTATGTAAGTTTACTTTACCTTTATGTGTTCAGCATTTGAATTTGTTCTTTTTAGCATCAACAACCGTGCCAAATGAGCTCACCATTTTTATTACTAGCATCTGTGCATGCATAAAGGGCAGCAGGCTTGGTCATTTTGATTTAAGgttcttgattgtgtttttcATGTAATGAaagaattttctaatatatGATTAATGGCTATGATGAGATTATAAATTGCTTTACCTATTTAGCTAGTTATATCTTTTCTTTCCCAGAGGCGCTGTGGTGCTTGAGCAGAGCAGCACCAAAACCCTGTGTCTCCTTGCTAATAGTTATAGAGCCTTTTGGGGGAGGAAAGAAAGCTTCAGTGTCTTGTAACTATGTAATGGCGGGTATTCTTTGGGTAGTTTGGTTGGGGAGAAGGAAAACATTTGAACCTCGCTTGAAAGAAAGCATTTTCTCTTTATGACTTCTCTTTGAGTTTTAGCAGCTTTGGATTTTCAGAGAATGCCTTCTTTCTTTTTACCTTATAATTGGGTGTTGTCTTATGGTTTGAGTTGTGTTTTTTTCAGCTATTATAGGTTGGTGATGATCTGTTTGGGGTATATTTGGTGTCTACATTTGTAGGGCTATTTTAGAATGTCCTTTCAGTAGGGAAGTCCTGTGGTGTCATGTTGtcagttttttctctttttatagaggaaattttgttcttattttgaaaatttaaaacgTAATGCAAATTTCCTGTCttttatccaaaaattaaaaaataagtaaataaaagtGAGAGACCATAACCTGGGAGAACTTTTTAACGGTGTTCAATTGTATTGGAAGCTGTAACTTAAAATAAGTCCTTATTCCAGGTTCATTTTCCCCTTTAAAACAGATAGAATGCAATTAAGTTTTTTGACTTGTGTCTTGCCTGTCTTTCTGTCAGCTCTTTGATTAATGATAACCAAATTCATAGGTGTTCCCTGCATGGtatgataataattttcctTGTCTTTAAGAGCACAAATACATTTCCTCATGAattttaatgacattttttctATGGAGTTCTTTACTTGATGGATGTCTTGGTAATTTACACATGttaaagtttttctttctcTGTGTATAGGCAGTTATGAGGCAATAGGTGGAATAATAGTTTGTCCAATTTCACAGTTCTGTGGCACCTTTTGTAATTACTAGATTTTCTCCCTTCAAATCCAAGCACATTAATTTACTCACAAAGGGACATTTTCTTATTCCAGTCAAAGTGGAGACAGGAGCAGAAGGCCAAAGAACTAGCCCTGGCCCAAGTGGAGGAGAAACGACGCTCAAAGGAAGCAGCTGAAGCTAGCAATAAAAGAAAGCTTGAGGCTTTGCGCCTGAAGATAGAGATAGACTTCCAGCGCCACAAGGACGATCTCCAAAGACTGGAGCAGGAGTTTTCACGTCTAAAAGCATCTGCAGAGTCTACTGAATCGATTCATCAATCAACTATTTTCCCTTTAGGAAAGTCAGAGAGGGTAAAGCCTGAAGGAGAAACGATTGCTAGGTTGCTGCATGAATTAAATGAACTGGAAGACTCATCTGAGAAAGAAGCCAACCATGATAGAGATTGCATCATTTGTATGAAAGATGAAGTCTCCATCGTTTTCCTGCCCTGTGCTCACCAAGTATTATGTGTCAGTTGCAGTGACAATTACCGGAAGAAGGGGAAAGCTACCTGTCCTTGCTGCCGAGTTCCAATAGAACAGAGAATCCGTGTTTTTGGAGCAAGTACATAGtcatagttttctttttctaagaAGTGCCTTGCATCCTCTGCCTTTTTCAGGAATGCCTGATATTATGCAACTTACATTTCCTTGCAGACATTTGGCTGCTTGCTTTTACATATACCTGCCTCTAATATGCTGTGATGCTTTAGCATAATGTGGATGTATGTAAATAACTTCAGTAGGCTCATGCTTTCAGCCTTAAATAAGTGAAATGCATTTTTACTTTGTGTTCCCACCTGCTTGAAGTGGAGCTGTATCTGTAATGTATGATCTAACGAAATTTCTGCTAAGGGTTTTATACATTGGAGAAGCAACTGCAGTTTTAATGAATTGAGCATCATTCCCTGGCATGGGTTGTGCATGATTAGATTAAGACGGCCTGTCTAATTTTCACCCATATTTTTGTGAACTCATGTTGGATAGATAAGTTAggttttttaacttaataagtaatgttatgtgtacatagttttaactatataattgaatatttagacgatatattattatatgtttgattatactttatttttaattcataatcatcTAATCACACATTATCTTAAGCtgattgtatattcaaaattgtgCGAATACggttttatattgaaatttaaaaaagggtGGTATACAAGATCACTTAATAAACTAATTGTTGAGTTTGACATCTATCCAAAGAAATGTGTGAACACAGAAAGTATACCGTGTGCAATGGTTCTCTTGTAAAATTTTTGTAGTTTAAGCTGTAAATGAGCTTTGCGTTTACAACTCAATGGTTTTAACTAGTTGTTTGTTTACTCCAAGAGCTTATTTAAAAGCCAAAAtcagaaaatgttttttttttttttttttctgaataaaaaacaattatataattaaatacatctCCTCTCCGCTAAAGAAGATACAGTAAAATCATTTTATGGTCGGAAAATAATATGGACAAACAAACAAAGAGTTTCCCAAAACAAGGGCGGATCCATTGGTTAGTCCTGGCTGGCTGAGCTTAAaggcaatatatatataaactaaatcaaaataaacaaatcccacaattttctatttattacAAAAGTATTTACTTTTGTCTTAATTTTCTGataggtttttcatctccttgtacctcaaaacattaaaaaaatgatagtaaTAAAGTTTATGATTTGTATTTCTGGGTGCTTCTATTTTTATTCTCTCAGATGAATCAACACAAGTTCAATTCAACAAAAGGGTGTGAGTATTCTCAAGCTTCTAAACATTTCAAGGAATTaaccttctctctctctctctctctctctctctctctctcttttggtttaaaaaattatttattttggatttcttttttcattaatttgcttcaattgattttttttttttctcttttgaatgatgaagtatgaaaattaagtttgattgtagtttaacaattatttattttttcttttttctgatgTTAGGTTTCCGGGGAACAAACATATGGATTgtaaataagatttatttatataaaaaaagagttcATTTCCTGTGAACGATGTATCACCAAGCGGTCTCTTGTTATACTTCAGAGTTAGTTGGTTTTGCTTGAAGTTGAACAATGAAAAGAACCATCGTGTAAttggtttttaatatatatatatatatataatgattaatttgttgatgattttgcTATTTACCcgtcattttaatttatttaattattgggTGTTTTGTTGATGCTAGGTAATGTAAATTCTGATACTGACTGCAGTGAGATTGTATGGAAgatattttatgaaaagaaaaccTCAGTttcacaagaaaaagaaaaatgagagcTAGATCaccataattcaaattcaactacTACTTCGAGTTTTGGTGCGTATATATATTCCCCaccaaaccctaatttttatatttctcatTTAACCTTCATTCCAGAGATATAAGTCATCCGGGAAACAACAACTGCATATCTTACCAAAAGTTAAATTTTCTATGTCCAGTTGACTCATCTCAAGCCTCAACCCactcattttaatatatagatatatataactTCATATTTTCTTGCATGTGAATCCGGAAAAATTTGCATTTATAAATTAACCTTAGCATCTTCGGCAAAATGGGGtgatttttcttatataaacttAAAGAAAGTACCGTTGTATCTATCTATAACCTATCTTAACTGACTGATAACTGTTTTGTAGAAAAATTGACCGTCTATAAGGTTTCAAGTGTTGatttttaatggagatttggaagcaaagaaagcaagaaaaatgcaaaaagCAGAGGAgagaaaataaggaaaaacagaGAGCTGGAACGGAAGtctattttttctcttgtttttgtAACAAGGAACCTAATCATTTCTTTGCCATACATGTATATTTACATAGCTTTTCCTAACCCATGTACAAAAGCAGCTTAAATTAAGCTTATCCACAACAAATTCTTACAAGCTAACCAAACTTTAAATCAAAGTACACCAAACATAACAACtacaatttggtttggttgCATTCTAACTAAAAGcattacaaaatggttaagGAAGTTTGTCACCATTTAAGGCTGCAAAAAATAATCCATATCATCTTCAGCTTTCTGCACCAGAACCATCTtcaaaaaattcagaatttttaGCAGCCAACTTCACTGCTCCATAGCTTCAACATCAAGTTGGCATTGAGACGGTAGATCACACGGCCTCCAATGATGCGGCTTCTCACCGAGGTTGCGTTGAAAATCTTGGTGACAAAGTGAGGAGGTTTCCGGGTTTGTTGTGGCAATCGACCAGCAAGTTTGGTGGAGTATTGAGGAATTATTTTGAGATGTTATCTCAGAAACTGCAGAAAGTTGTGGATTCACGGTTGCATACAGTTTGTGAGGTGGGTGAAGAAGATTATCGACGAGTTATTCATGCTCTCAAAGTTGGGGTTGCAATAGCACTGGTTTTGCAGTTGTATTTGATTGAGGCATTGTAGAAAAGATTTGGCGACAGTGCAATGGTTGATGTTGACTGGCTGTTATGCTTGAGTTAAGTGCAGGTTATTATTCATCTTTCCTGAATGTTAAGGCTTTGATTTCATaagaaaatttaacattttcaaatacAATTTAGTaacttacatta from Mangifera indica cultivar Alphonso chromosome 8, CATAS_Mindica_2.1, whole genome shotgun sequence includes:
- the LOC123223574 gene encoding MND1-interacting protein 1-like yields the protein MGCTVREKHIRTNRRPRSVKPEFDPCCYLDKVSISKSILESGLKPLSYHLRLNDSTQNSNPNPDSGFEDHGWGYCTEEQLEEILLKNLEFLYNEAISKLVALGYDEDVALKAILKNGYCYGGMDVLTNILHNSLAYLNSSSCGGGNSNASNVNSEEPELVFNDLRQLEEYSLAGMVCLLQQVRPHLSKGDAMWCLLMSDLHVGRANTIEIPGTNVCSGTIPNNVDNAVNNGGVSGVVAPALCRFHGGWGFGNGGNSEFSVNGFFSYGAEMALPRDIECPKRFNLSPSMKSLLKRNVAMFAAGFRANSKQMQSQSPACITSGGDLSPVGSGPELLVEKCEESKNLKDPNGVDSVMSKFHDLNIDEHLEDVTEDQKDEMIVTLLDQVKELEKLVKERKEWAHQKAMQAARKLSNDLTELKMLRMEREETQRLKKGKQTLEDTTMKRLSDMENALRKASGQVDRANAAVRRLETENAEIRAEMEASKLSAAESVTTCLEVAKREKKCLKRLLAWEKQKANLHEEIGDEKEKIKELQQCLAHIQQDQKETESKWRQEQKAKELALAQVEEKRRSKEAAEASNKRKLEALRLKIEIDFQRHKDDLQRLEQEFSRLKASAESTESIHQSTIFPLGKSERVKPEGETIARLLHELNELEDSSEKEANHDRDCIICMKDEVSIVFLPCAHQVLCVSCSDNYRKKGKATCPCCRVPIEQRIRVFGAST